In one Streptomyces sp. NBC_01288 genomic region, the following are encoded:
- a CDS encoding TetR/AcrR family transcriptional regulator, whose amino-acid sequence MSVQWAGGRLAAAMRADAARNLDAVLHAGARLLARDPATAMAAIAAEAGVDRRTVCRRFANREALLAAVYAAKLDASGAVLDAARLTEAPVAIARHGYVESIIPVGRRRPLDIRRMREVDPEADERAEAQRERLEAFLPRAADEGLIRQDLLPGWAKALLGGMIDNMVHVFTDIEPGPAVDPVVISFGDGVG is encoded by the coding sequence GTGTCGGTACAGTGGGCGGGCGGGCGGCTGGCCGCCGCTATGAGAGCCGACGCAGCCCGCAACCTGGACGCGGTCCTGCACGCGGGGGCACGGCTGCTCGCGCGGGACCCGGCAACGGCCATGGCCGCGATCGCCGCGGAGGCGGGCGTCGACCGGCGCACGGTCTGTCGCCGGTTCGCGAACAGGGAAGCGCTGCTGGCCGCCGTCTACGCGGCGAAGCTCGACGCCTCCGGGGCGGTCCTGGACGCGGCACGCCTGACGGAGGCTCCGGTCGCGATCGCACGGCACGGATACGTCGAGTCGATCATCCCGGTCGGTCGGCGCCGGCCGTTGGACATCCGGCGGATGAGGGAGGTGGACCCCGAGGCCGATGAGCGGGCCGAGGCGCAGCGCGAGCGGCTGGAGGCGTTTCTCCCGCGAGCGGCTGACGAGGGGCTGATCCGGCAAGACCTGCTCCCCGGGTGGGCGAAGGCGTTGCTGGGCGGCATGATCGACAACATGGTCCACGTGTTCACCGACATCGAACCGGGACCGGCTGTCGACCCTGTGGTGATCTCGTTCGGCGACGGTGTCGGATGA